In Magnolia sinica isolate HGM2019 chromosome 12, MsV1, whole genome shotgun sequence, a single genomic region encodes these proteins:
- the LOC131221730 gene encoding G-type lectin S-receptor-like serine/threonine-protein kinase At1g11300 isoform X1, with product MEGPFSIQLVILSSFYLLTCTGEDKITLGQSVTANQTITSVGRIFSLGFFTPYNSTNCYVGIWYHKISNQTVVWVANRENPLTDSSGVLTITRDGNLVILGRTKNIIWSSNVLTQAGRSTTAILMDDGNLVLRYADQSVLWQSFDDPFGSFLPGMKLPVNLKTGESTFILSWKDVDDPTPGEFSLGIDPHTPRQLIMLRKSDRYWRGNVLQLGATVTVLGKNYVLYHAIITNNEETYFTITLTGGVVMARYVLASTGLVEGLMWEEDSKKWDKVSSFPTNTCENYAQCGPFASCDHRISTLICRCLKGFEPKILKDWDMGTWSGGCVRRKPLECEMGDGFMKLERMKLPDFSISLGNMTMRDCELQCRRNCSCTAYAYSNMTDPVLWKCLIWIGDLIDLVEGSERAPDINIRLAGSEFDGSKSNPLLPIILPPIGTAMLVLGMFGYFSWKRLEKQGRRGTNTAAFGERDNYEFTGDSTLLNGEYIPEVPLFSFASIIAATDNFSSANKLGEGGFGPVYKGKLTEGQEIAVKALSKSSGQGLEEFKNEVQLIAKLQHKNLVRLLGWCIHAEEKILVYEYMPNKSLDKLLFDPTQKSELDWGKRFCIIEGIAQGLLYLHKYSRLRIIHRDLKASNILLDGEMNPKISDFGLARIFGRNQIEANTDRIMGTYGYMPPEYALAGHFSEKSDVYSFGVLLLEIVTGKRNSGFCPNYQWLNPLGYAWKLWKEGKITELTDPSIASSHITNEIERCIHVGLLCVQEDPGERPSMSSVVSMLDNGITTPPSPKKPAFSRSRGSFAVDPSSNASRNHSINDLTITKLEARP from the exons ATGGAGGGTCCCTTCTCCATTCAATTAGTCATCTTATCATCCTTCTATCTGCTTACTTGCACCGGGGAAGATAAGATAACCCTAGGCCAATCTGTCACTGCAAACCAGACCATAACATCTGTGGGTAGAATTTTCTCACTAGGCTTCTTCACGCCTTATAATTCCACAAACTGCTATGTGGGGATTTGGTATCACAAAATCTCCAATCAAACGGTCGTATGGGTCGCCAACAGAGAAAACCCACTTACGGATTCCTCTGGAGTTCTTACGATTACCCGAGATGGGAATCTCGTCATCTTGGGTAGAACCAAAAACATCATTTGGTCATCGAATGTGTTGACTCAGGCTGGAAGAAGTACTACTGCAATTCTCATGGATGATGGTAATCTTGTTTTGAGATATGCTGATCAGTCGGTCTTGTGGCAGAGCTTCGACGATCCTTTCGGTTCCTTTCTCCCCGGAATGAAACTACCGGTCAACCTAAAAACCGGCGAAAGTACATTCATTTTGTCGTGGAAAGATGTCGATGACCCAACACCGGGAGAATTTTCATTAGGTATCGACCCTCACACACCACGCCAGCTGATCATGCTGAGAAAATCGGACAGGTATTGGAGAGGTAATGTTTTGCAGTTGGGAGCAACTGTCACAGTGCTTGGAAAAAACTATGTACTCTACCATGCTATTATAACGAACAACGAGGAGACCtatttcacaattactctcacaGGCGGGGTGGTCATGGCAAGGTACGTTTTGGCTTCTACTGGGCTAGTCGAGGGGCTGATGTGGGAGGaagattccaagaagtgggataAGGTTAGCTCATTTCCGACAAATACATGTGAGAATTATGCCCAATGCGGTCCATTTGCTAGCTGTGATCACAGAATCTCAACGTTAATCTGTAGGTGTTTGAAAGGATTTGAGCCAAAAATTCTGAAAGATTGGGATATGGGGACATGGTCTGGAGGTTGTGTGAGGCGAAAGCCATTGGAATGTGAGATGGGAGATGGATTTATGAAGCTAGAAAGAATGAAATTGCctgatttttcaatatcattagGAAACATGACTATGAGAGATTGTGAACTACAATGCCGCAGAAACTGTTCTTGCACGGCTTATGCTTACAGTAATATGACGGACCCAGTTCTTTGGAAATGCTTGATTTGGATTGGGGATTTGATTGATCTTGTCGAGGGTTCTGAAAGGGCTCCTGATATCAACATACGCCTAGCTGGCTCCGAATTCG ATGGAAGTAAGAGTAATCCTTTGCTTCCAATTATACTACCCCCAATTGGTACTGCCATGCTTGTTTTGGGAATGTTTGGCTATTTTTCATGGAAGAGACTCGAGAAACAAG GGAGGAGAGGTACAAATACTGCAGCATTCGGCGAAAGAGATAATTATGAGTTCACCGGCGATAGTACACTTTTAAATGGGGAGTACATTCCAGAAGTACCACTATTCAGTTTCGCTAGCATTATAGCTGCTACAGATAACTTCTCTTCGGCAAATAAGCTTGGGGAAGGTGGGTTTGGTCCTGTTTACAAG GGAAAGTTGACAGAAGGTCAAGAAATAGCAGTAAAAGCACTTTCTAAGAGTTCTGGTCAAGGCTTGGAGGAGTTCAAGAATGAAGTACAACTTATTGCGAAACTCCAACACAAGAATCTTGTTAGGCTGTTGGGTTGGTGCATCCATGCGGAAGAAAAGATATTGGTCTATGAATACATGCCCAACAAAAGCTTGGATAAACTTCTTTTTG ATCCAACCCAAAAATCAGAACTAGATTGGGGAAAACGCTTCTGCATTATCGAAGGTATTGCTCAAGGGCTTCTTTATCTTCACAAGTATTCAAGGTTGAGAATCATTCATCGAGATCTAAAAGCCAGCAATATTCTACTGGATGGTGAAATGAACCCCAAAATATCAGACTTTGGTTTAGCTAGGATTTTTGGAAGAAACCAGATTGAAGCGAATACTGATAGAATCATGGGAACATA TGGCTATATGCCTCCGGAGTATGCATTGGCGGGTCATTTCTCAGAGAAATCCGATGTATATAGCTTCGGGGTGTTACTGTTAGAAATCGTGACCGGAAAGAGGAACTCAGGTTTTTGTCCCAACTATCAGTGGTTGAATCCTTTAGGATAT GCATGGAAACTATGGAAAGAAGGTAAGATCACCGAGCTGACGGATCCATCCATAGCCAGTTCACATATCACAAACGAAATCGAGAGGTGCATCCATGTGGGGCTCTTATGCGTCCAAGAAGACCCAGGCGAACGACCAAGCATGTCTTCTGTTGTCTCCATGTTGGATAATGGAATCACAACACCACCATCACCGAAGAAACCAGCCTTTTCAAGAAGTAGGGGCTCCTTTGCTGTCGATCCATCATCCAATGCATCCAGGAATCATTCTATAAATGATTTAACGATTACCAAGCTGGAGGCCAGGCCATAG